The genomic segment CGTTTCAGGGTGTTGCCGAGCAGGGTCTGACGGTCCTTGGCGATGTAGAACAGGCGGCCGCCGCTGCCCCAGGCCAGCGAGGCCTCCACCCCCACCAGGGTGTCCGGGAGGTCGCGCCCGCTGCGCAGGTCGCGGATGCGGATGGTGTGCTCGCGGCGCCCCGTCGTGTCGGCGGCGTAGGCCAGCCAGCGACCGTCCGGGCTCAGTTCCTGGTTGGAAAGCTGATAGAAGGCCTTGCCGCGGGCCAGCGCATTGACGTCCAGCAGGACCTGCTCGCGCCCGCCGTGGCGGGGCTTGCGGGCATAGACCGGGTATTGCTGGCCCGTTTCGAAGCGCCGGTAGTAGAGCCAGGCGCCCTTGGCGGCCGGTACGCTCTGGTCGTCCTGCTTGAGCCGTCCCACCAGTTCCTGTTCGATCTGCTGCACCAGCGGGCGGTAAGGCGCCGTTTGCTGGTCATAGTAGCGATTCTCGGCGGCCAGGTGGGCCAGCACGGCCGGCTCGCGCCGCTGGTCGTCGCGCAACCAGTAATAGGGGTCGGGGCGATCGCCGTGCGGGCTGCGCACCAGGTACGGACGCTCCTCGGCGCGCGGTGGTTCGGCCGTCTCCGGGGTCGGGGCCGCCTGGGCGATCCGCGCTGGGGCGATGCCCGCAAGGGCGACGACCAGCGCGCCGATGGCACGCCATCCCATTCGAATCAGCCCTGTCACGTCTACCTCCCGTGGCGCCTTGCCCAGGCCCGTCTGACGGAAGCGCGCGCTCCCACCCAACGGGCTGGCCCGATCGTACCCTGCGCTGGTGGGGCTGGCCAGCACGGCGCCACGGTTCCTCCCGGGGGCCTGTCGACAGACGAGGGCCGGCCGGTTAGCCTGTTGACGGGCGCCTGGCAGACAAGCCGGCGCAGGCGGCGGATGTTGAAGCGGGAGGATGGCGCGATGCGCGAGGCGAGGATGGGAGCGGGGGCGGCCCTGCTGGCGCTGCTGTTGGCCGCACCGGCGCAGTCCGCACCACCCCCGGCACCAGCTCAGCTGGCCTTGATCTGGCACCAGCACCAGCCACGCTATCCGATGCGGCCCGGGACCCAGGTGTTCGAGCAACCCTGGGTGCGCCTGCACGCGGCCAAGGATTACGCCGATATGCTCCTGCTGGTGCGCGAATTCCCCCGCCTGCGGGTCACCTTCAACCTCACACCGGTGTTGCTGGAACAGCTCGATGCCTATGCCGCCGGCGCCACCGACCGCCACGCCGAACTCGCCGCGCGCGACCCGGCCAGCTGGCCCGATGCGCTGCGTCGCGAGGCCCGCGATCGGTTCTTTCAGGTGTCAGACCCGATGCTGGCGCGCTGGCCGCGCCTGGCGGCCTTGAAAACCAAGGACTGGCAGGCCATGTCGCCGCAGGATTGGCGCGACGCGGCGGCCCTGTTCCATCTGGCCTGGACCGATGAGGAATTCCTGAAAGCGCCCCCCTATCAGGCGATCGCCGCCAAGGGCGCGGGCTATACGGGCGACGACATCTCGGCCCTGCTGGCCCTGCACCGGCGCCTGATGGCGGACGTGGTGCGGCTGCACCGCGAGGCCCAGGCGGCCGGCCAGGTCGAGGTGACCACCACACCCTATTTTCACCCGATCTTGCCGCTGGTGGCCGATGGCGCCCTGGCGCGCGAGGCCATGCCCGGCGCGAGCCTGCCGGCGCGGCCGTTCCGTTTCCCGCAGGATGCGCTCTTTCACGTGCAAGCGGCCACGGCCGACTACCAGCGTCGCTTCGGCCGTCCGCCCCGCGGCATGTGGCCGGGCGAGGGCTCCGTCTCGCAGTCCGTCTTGCCGATCTTCCAGCAGGCCGGCATCCAGTGGATCGCGACGGACGAGGAGGTGCTGGCGCGCTCGCTCGGGCGCGACTTGCAGGGCGCTGCACGCGGAGACCTCTATCACGCCTACCGCGTCGGCAAGGGGCCGGCCGTGCTGTTTCGCGATCGGCGTCTGTCGGATGACATCGGCTTTCGCTACAACCGCATGAGCGGGGAGGCCGCTGCCGCCGATTTTCTGGCGCAGGTGCGGGCGATCGCCTCAGCCCACGCGGGTCGCTCACCGCTGATTCCGGTGATTCTGGATGGTGAGAATGCCTGGGAATGGTATCCGGATGACGGCAAGGCCTTCCTGCGGGCGCTGTACCGGGGCCTGACCAGCACGCCAGGCTTGCAGACCGTCACGCCGTCGGCCTATCTGGCCGCGCACGCGCCCCGGCCGCTGTCGCGCTTGTGGGCGGGCTCGTGGATCAATGCCAGCTATGCCACCTGGATCGGCGAGCCGGATGAAAACCAGGCCTGGGAGGCCTTGCTGGCCGTGCGCGAGGCGGTCGCGCATTTCGCGGCCCGCGTGGGCGACCAGGATGCGCGGGTCCAGGCCGCGCTGCGCACGCTTCATGCCGCCGAGGGCAGCGATTGGTTCTGGTGGTACGGCAAGGACCAGGATTCCGGGCGGGATCACGAATTCGATGCAGCCTATCGCAACCTGCTGGCCACGGCCTACCGGCAGATCGGCCAGACCCCGCCGGCCGCGCTGGCCCGCCCCTTCGATGGCGGCGCGAGCCGTCCGGCCCTGACCACCCCGATTCAACCGCAGCTGGATGGCGTGCTGGCCCCCGGTGAGTGGGCGTCCGCCCAGAGCGTCCACGCCACCGGGCAGGTGATGCAGGCCGATCGCCCGCTGGCCACCCTCTACCACGGGCATGATGCGCGCCAGCGTTACCTGGCGGTGCAGTTTAGCGGCCCGCGGACCGGCACCGGCATGCGGCTGGACCCCCTGCCGACGCTGGACCTCGGGGGACCTGCGGGCGTGACCACCTTGCCTTCGGGCCTGCGCATCGCGGCCGGCGTCGACGTGGTCGAACTGGCGGTGCCGTTCGCCCTCGTGCCGGCCACCACCACGGTGCAGGTCTTCTGTCGGGGGCAGCGCTTGCCGGAAAACCCTCTGGTGCTGTCGGCGCCCCACTGACCCATCGCGTCTCCGGGGTTCTTTTCCAACGCGAAGCCCCACCGGGGGGCGG from the Candidatus Sericytochromatia bacterium genome contains:
- a CDS encoding glycoside hydrolase family 57 protein, coding for MREARMGAGAALLALLLAAPAQSAPPPAPAQLALIWHQHQPRYPMRPGTQVFEQPWVRLHAAKDYADMLLLVREFPRLRVTFNLTPVLLEQLDAYAAGATDRHAELAARDPASWPDALRREARDRFFQVSDPMLARWPRLAALKTKDWQAMSPQDWRDAAALFHLAWTDEEFLKAPPYQAIAAKGAGYTGDDISALLALHRRLMADVVRLHREAQAAGQVEVTTTPYFHPILPLVADGALAREAMPGASLPARPFRFPQDALFHVQAATADYQRRFGRPPRGMWPGEGSVSQSVLPIFQQAGIQWIATDEEVLARSLGRDLQGAARGDLYHAYRVGKGPAVLFRDRRLSDDIGFRYNRMSGEAAAADFLAQVRAIASAHAGRSPLIPVILDGENAWEWYPDDGKAFLRALYRGLTSTPGLQTVTPSAYLAAHAPRPLSRLWAGSWINASYATWIGEPDENQAWEALLAVREAVAHFAARVGDQDARVQAALRTLHAAEGSDWFWWYGKDQDSGRDHEFDAAYRNLLATAYRQIGQTPPAALARPFDGGASRPALTTPIQPQLDGVLAPGEWASAQSVHATGQVMQADRPLATLYHGHDARQRYLAVQFSGPRTGTGMRLDPLPTLDLGGPAGVTTLPSGLRIAAGVDVVELAVPFALVPATTTVQVFCRGQRLPENPLVLSAPH